Proteins encoded within one genomic window of Gloeobacter kilaueensis JS1:
- a CDS encoding acyltransferase, with protein MLQRLRDYKAEVFARWSLRHCTSVGDAPRCRALPLIENRGTLKIGDHFSLWSHLGRSQLAVGAGGLLTIGDNVFINSATTISAQAIVAIGNNVQIANWVSILDSDFHGLIDRDTPAPAEAICIEDDVWIATKATVLKGVTIARGAVVAAGSVVTRDVEAYTLVGGVPARPIRKIGPHPAILS; from the coding sequence ATGCTGCAACGACTGCGAGACTACAAAGCCGAAGTGTTTGCCCGCTGGAGCCTGCGCCACTGCACCTCTGTCGGCGATGCCCCCCGCTGCCGCGCCCTGCCCCTCATCGAAAATCGGGGCACCCTCAAGATTGGCGATCATTTTTCGCTCTGGTCGCACCTCGGGCGCAGCCAGCTTGCGGTGGGTGCAGGCGGCCTGCTCACCATCGGCGACAACGTCTTTATCAACAGCGCCACGACGATCTCCGCCCAGGCGATCGTCGCCATCGGCAACAACGTCCAGATCGCCAACTGGGTTTCGATCCTGGATAGCGACTTTCACGGCCTGATCGACCGCGACACCCCTGCGCCTGCCGAAGCGATCTGCATCGAGGACGACGTCTGGATCGCCACCAAAGCGACCGTCCTCAAGGGCGTCACCATCGCCCGAGGAGCGGTCGTCGCCGCCGGCAGCGTCGTCACCCGCGATGTCGAAGCCTACACGCTCGTGGGGGGCGTACCGGCCCGACCGATCCGCAAAATTGGCCCCCACCCTGCTATTTTGTCATGA
- a CDS encoding glycosyltransferase, with protein MPPELLPFISIIVPVFNEEAELPHLLASLSALDWPAERLEILCVDNRSSDNSLALLLAAEAVTVLEEAKAGPYAARNRAIRQARGEFIAFTDADCQVSPGWLTELWQGFDDPRLGAVGGSLVPATVSNYVDYFEGCVFKSPNHSPGSRRIQPYLITANVMYRRSVFDDLGLFDEENFSGPDVEMSWRILSSGRYTLKILDPSQAIVYHRYRTRFTDFAYVLRRDAYGWFYLALAHPQMAPLPGAIKYFLKVLIGLAIYPWTTLSRACLAPIRRTPAWAVPQDLMRLAVLWNHFVGTLSAQLAHAGWQPPRALR; from the coding sequence ATGCCCCCAGAATTGCTGCCTTTTATCTCGATAATCGTGCCGGTCTTCAACGAAGAAGCAGAACTGCCCCACCTGCTCGCCTCGCTCAGCGCCCTCGATTGGCCGGCGGAGCGGCTGGAGATTCTCTGCGTCGATAACCGCTCCAGCGACAACAGCCTCGCCCTGCTCCTCGCCGCAGAAGCAGTGACGGTGCTCGAAGAAGCGAAGGCCGGACCCTACGCCGCCCGCAACCGGGCGATCCGACAGGCGCGGGGCGAATTTATCGCCTTTACCGACGCCGACTGCCAGGTGAGTCCCGGCTGGCTCACCGAGCTGTGGCAGGGGTTCGACGATCCGCGCCTTGGTGCGGTGGGCGGATCGCTGGTGCCTGCCACCGTGAGCAACTACGTCGATTACTTTGAAGGCTGCGTCTTCAAAAGCCCCAACCACAGCCCCGGCTCCCGGCGCATCCAGCCTTACCTCATCACCGCCAACGTCATGTACCGGCGCTCGGTCTTCGACGATCTGGGCCTCTTCGACGAGGAGAATTTTTCTGGTCCCGACGTCGAGATGAGCTGGCGCATTTTGAGTTCGGGCCGCTACACCCTCAAGATTCTGGATCCCAGCCAGGCGATCGTCTACCACCGCTACCGCACCCGCTTCACCGATTTTGCCTACGTGCTTCGCCGCGACGCCTACGGCTGGTTTTATCTGGCCCTCGCCCATCCCCAGATGGCCCCGCTGCCGGGGGCGATCAAGTACTTTCTCAAAGTATTGATTGGCCTTGCCATTTATCCCTGGACGACCCTGAGCCGGGCCTGCCTCGCTCCGATCCGGCGCACCCCGGCCTGGGCGGTGCCCCAGGATCTGATGCGCCTGGCGGTGCTCTGGAATCACTTTGTTGGTACCCTGAGCGCCCAGCTCGCCCACGCGGGGTGGCAACCGCCCCGCGCCCTGCGCTAG
- a CDS encoding glycosyltransferase family 2 protein: MPTEPANGRLPLVSIVVPTYNRADLLGECLRSALAVRWQRLEVIVVDDGSTDHTETIVRSFGERVRYQRLTNGGAANARNVGLHLARGEWVQFLDSDDLLLPTKLEVEVPILQQTGSDMVFGDYAFFKEEPGHFTRTFAGRDAGADWITFFLAENTQTAVPLHRRETLIAQGGWRLDCLCVDDYELHLRRAFKGARIRYAPGVRSIARDHGGERFSANPKGNEAMRRVLVEYGHSLLAAGLLTPERAGALAGRLWRVVQGELQAGRPASARQAFADLRALVPDFQPPRSHPLTRSLARLVGPLSLESLKWSFRRPWALP; encoded by the coding sequence ATGCCCACCGAACCCGCCAATGGCCGCCTGCCGCTGGTCTCGATCGTCGTTCCCACCTACAACCGCGCCGACTTGCTGGGCGAGTGCCTGCGTTCGGCTCTGGCGGTGCGCTGGCAGCGCCTGGAGGTGATCGTGGTAGACGACGGCTCCACCGATCACACCGAGACAATCGTCCGCTCCTTCGGCGAACGGGTGCGCTACCAGCGCCTCACCAACGGCGGAGCCGCCAACGCCCGCAACGTCGGCCTGCACCTGGCCCGAGGCGAATGGGTTCAGTTTCTCGACTCCGACGATCTGCTGCTGCCGACCAAGCTCGAAGTCGAGGTGCCCATCCTCCAGCAGACGGGCAGCGACATGGTCTTTGGCGACTACGCCTTTTTTAAAGAGGAGCCGGGCCACTTTACCCGCACCTTTGCAGGCCGCGACGCCGGGGCGGACTGGATCACGTTTTTTCTGGCCGAAAACACCCAGACCGCCGTCCCCCTGCACCGCCGCGAGACGCTCATCGCCCAGGGCGGCTGGCGGCTCGACTGTCTGTGCGTGGACGACTACGAGTTGCACCTGCGGCGGGCCTTCAAAGGAGCCCGGATCCGCTACGCGCCGGGCGTGCGCTCGATTGCCCGCGACCACGGCGGCGAGCGCTTCTCGGCCAACCCAAAAGGTAACGAGGCGATGCGCCGGGTGCTGGTGGAGTACGGGCACAGCCTGCTCGCTGCTGGGCTGCTCACCCCAGAGCGCGCCGGGGCACTCGCCGGACGCCTCTGGCGGGTCGTGCAGGGCGAACTGCAGGCCGGACGCCCGGCGAGTGCCCGTCAGGCGTTCGCCGACCTGCGCGCCCTGGTGCCGGATTTTCAGCCGCCCCGCTCCCACCCGCTCACCCGCTCGCTCGCCCGCCTGGTGGGTCCGCTCTCCCTCGAATCGCTCAAATGGAGCTTCAGACGCCCATGGGCTCTCCCCTGA
- a CDS encoding glycosyltransferase family 2 protein, giving the protein MSRIHAVCLLKNEGDVVAQTLRYASRFCHRIYVFDTGSSDDSWDQVQALAGEVIVPYRREAVPFSDGLRAQVYNAVRSGCAIGDWFYILDADEFLAEDPTGAIQRAEREGAQQINTLQYNFYYTDTDWQEHLKGGDSRSRPIAQRRRYYRFVNVEQRLFRISDDLVWPETTDAEHPSGYIFPLWPAGRKKCSSKIPNRHYQYRDPEQIQLRLLTRQAARAANDANFVHYRSLDAGVNWMQSIVPSRQLHYYRGDGHFRYTLRERAQIFKERLGSRDFFRFDFLAT; this is encoded by the coding sequence ATGAGCCGCATTCACGCCGTCTGTCTGCTCAAAAACGAAGGCGATGTCGTCGCCCAGACCCTCAGGTACGCCAGCCGCTTTTGCCACCGGATCTACGTCTTCGATACCGGTAGCAGCGACGACAGCTGGGATCAGGTGCAGGCGCTGGCAGGCGAGGTGATCGTTCCCTACCGGCGCGAGGCGGTACCCTTCAGCGATGGCCTGCGCGCCCAGGTCTACAACGCCGTGCGCAGCGGCTGTGCGATCGGCGACTGGTTCTATATTCTCGACGCCGACGAATTTCTGGCCGAGGATCCGACGGGGGCGATCCAGCGGGCGGAGCGCGAGGGTGCCCAGCAGATCAATACGCTGCAGTACAACTTTTATTACACCGACACGGACTGGCAGGAGCACCTCAAAGGCGGCGACTCGCGATCAAGACCCATCGCCCAGCGGCGGCGCTACTACCGCTTCGTCAATGTCGAGCAGCGCCTGTTTAGAATCAGCGACGATCTCGTCTGGCCTGAGACCACCGACGCAGAGCACCCGAGCGGCTATATCTTTCCGCTCTGGCCGGCGGGGCGCAAGAAGTGCTCCTCCAAGATCCCCAACCGCCACTACCAGTACCGCGATCCAGAGCAAATTCAGCTCCGGCTGCTGACCCGCCAGGCGGCGCGGGCCGCCAACGACGCCAACTTCGTCCACTACCGCTCGCTGGACGCTGGGGTGAACTGGATGCAATCGATCGTACCCAGCCGGCAGCTGCACTACTACCGGGGCGACGGCCACTTTCGCTACACGCTGCGCGAGCGCGCCCAGATTTTCAAGGAGCGCCTGGGCAGCCGCGATTTTTTTCGCTTCGATTTTCTGGCCACCTGA
- a CDS encoding glycosyltransferase family 2 protein, translated as MTTFSVLMPAYNTAGYIEAAIDSVLNQSETDLELVVIDDGSTDGTGERVRAFSDPRLRYFYQRNQGVAASRNTGLQLAKGEFIAFLDADDLWHPRKLERHRQLLVREPQLGLSFNWFHVLYEGAGQPLLSPPWFTPPAKPVLGWRDFLVRNWTGTSSCVVLRAAALAEGLHFNEQLRTGEDYDLWLAIVRKGWQAGFVGEALTTYRKRADSLTVDDLRLALDHLQVVQAQAAQSEAADSDLVRLAVQRGWLDVAWSSWKSGVRTSWQALRQGYPALPHFALERVRRKLIEKT; from the coding sequence ATGACTACTTTTAGCGTGCTCATGCCCGCCTACAACACGGCGGGCTACATCGAGGCGGCGATCGATTCGGTCTTGAACCAGAGCGAGACGGATCTTGAACTGGTCGTGATCGACGACGGTTCGACCGACGGCACGGGCGAGCGGGTGCGCGCCTTCAGCGATCCGCGCCTGCGCTACTTCTACCAGCGCAACCAGGGAGTGGCCGCCTCCCGCAACACTGGCCTGCAGCTGGCCAAGGGCGAATTTATCGCCTTTTTGGACGCGGACGATCTGTGGCATCCGCGCAAGCTGGAGCGGCATCGGCAGCTCCTGGTGCGCGAACCCCAGCTCGGGCTGAGCTTTAACTGGTTCCACGTCCTCTACGAGGGCGCAGGGCAACCTTTGCTCAGTCCGCCCTGGTTCACACCGCCCGCCAAACCGGTGCTGGGCTGGCGCGACTTTCTGGTGCGCAACTGGACCGGCACCAGCAGCTGCGTCGTTCTGCGCGCCGCCGCCCTGGCGGAGGGGTTGCACTTCAACGAACAGTTGCGCACCGGCGAAGATTACGACCTCTGGCTTGCGATCGTCCGCAAAGGCTGGCAGGCGGGCTTTGTCGGCGAAGCGCTCACCACCTACCGCAAGCGGGCCGACAGCCTGACGGTCGATGATCTGCGCCTCGCCCTCGATCACCTGCAGGTGGTGCAGGCCCAGGCCGCCCAATCTGAGGCCGCCGACAGCGATCTGGTGCGGCTGGCGGTGCAGCGGGGCTGGCTGGATGTGGCCTGGTCGAGCTGGAAGTCGGGGGTGCGCACGAGCTGGCAGGCGCTGCGCCAGGGCTATCCGGCTCTCCCTCACTTTGCCCTTGAGCGGGTGCGGCGCAAGCTCATCGAAAAAACATAG